The sequence below is a genomic window from Myxococcota bacterium.
CAGGCCGGCGCACTCGTCTTCCCTTCTCTCATCCAACCGGAGAAGTTGATCCCGGACGGCCTCGCGCTCTTCAACGATGCATGGCGCGTGCTGGAGAAATGGGAGAAGCCGTTCGTTACGGCCTACGGCAAAGCAGATCCGATTCTGGGCTGGTTCGACACCGTGTTTCAGGAGCACGTCCCCGGCGCGGCAGGCCAACCGCACAGAATATTCCCGGAAGGTCCGCACTTCATTCAAGAAGTCGAAGCGGAGGCTCTCGCCGACTCGATCGTCGCGGCTGCGTCAGCGAGCTGAATCGGTTCCCGCTGCCAACCCTGCGGAGTTGTTCGCCATCCGGAGAAGCCCGCTTGAACGAAGATCCGCTCGGCGGGTTCGTGTTGCCGCTGTCGATGTTCATCCTCATGTTCGGGATGGGCCTCGCGCTGACGCCGGGCGATTTCCGCCGCATCGCGCGGGTACCGGGTCCGGTGATCACCGGGACGCTGATCCAGCTGATCGTCATGCCCGTCGCCGGCTTCGCGCTCGCGCTCGCGTTCGAGCTGCCTGCGATGCTCGCGGTCGGGCTCGTGATCGTCGCCGCGTGCCCCGGCGGCATGGCGTCGAACGTGATGGTCCATTTCGGCCGCGCGAACACGGCGCTCTCGATCACGCTGACCGCGACCGCAACGACCGCGACGTTGCTCACGATGCCGCTGTGGATCCGGGCCATCCTGTCGGTGGTCGGCGGGGAGGCTTCGGAGGTCGAGGTGCCGCTGCTCTCCACGGCGGTGGAGCTCGGCGGGCTAACGGTGCTGCCCGTGGCACTAGGGATGGCGCTGCGGCACACGCGCCCGAGCGCGGCCGCCTGGGAAGCGCGGCTCACGCGTATCGGTCTGCTCGGCGTGGTCGGCACGCTCGGCTTCGCGGGCATGCAGCGTCCCGATCCGCCGATCGCCGAGTTCTGGCTCTCCTTCCCGCCCGCGATGCTGCTGATCGCCGTGTCGCTCGTGCTCGGCTTCGGCGTGCCGCGGTTGCTGCGTCAGTCGATCGAGGATGCGGTGACGCTCGGCGTCGAGATCTGTCTCAAGAACGGGCTGCTCGGTCTGGTCGTCGTCTCCGGCACCTTCCACGCCCTCGAGCCGAACATCCCGGTTCTGATCTACACGACGTTCATGGCACCGCTGGCGATGGTGCTCGTCATCTACAACCGGATCCGGGTCCGCGGGGCGCGCGCCGCGCAGATCTAGGTCGCTCGAGACTGAACCTGCGAGCACCCGATCTGAACCTCGGCCCCTTGAATCAGGACCTTCGCAGCGATCGCGCTATGGGAGTGGCACGCCGGGAGGGATTCGAACCCCCGACCCTCAGGTTCGAAGACTGATGCCCTCGCCTGTCCCGCGCTCGATCACCGCACGCGCAACACCGTGAATCCATTGGCGTTTCGAGGAGCGGATGCGGGTTTTCGAAAGGTCGCGATTTCAGGCGCAAGCATCTGAAATCGCTCAAGAAGTGGTGGAGGCGGCGGGAATCGAACCCGCGTCCGCATGGTGTCCGGCCAACGCGTCTACGTGCGTAGTCCCTGCCCAATTTCGGTGGAGCCAGTCACAGGGTCCGGGAGAAGCACCCACCTAGACAGACATGGTTCTCGCCCCCGGATGCGGCCTGTCAGCGGCCGGGGGCCAGTCTCCTAATGACGACCGTGACCCGCTAGGAGACGTCACGGACGGTCGTCGCTGACGCTAGGGTTTAGCTAGGCAGCGATGGCGTAGTTGTCATCGGCAGTTATCACTACCAATTGCCACCTGGATTAACGAGGTGGGTGACGACCTCGGCACGCAGCGCTCGCTTTCGACCACCCGTCGAAACCGATCGCCCCCGTACCCGAGAAGGTAGGCACCCACCCGGGCCTGACAAGGCCGGTATGGCAACGGGCGCCCTGCCCTCTCGGACAGGGACGCCCGCGTCGCTACGCCGGGCGGGCCAACGCGCAGATCTTGTTGCCGTCGGGGTCACGCAGGTACGCCAGGTACATGCCGTGCTCGCGGCGGCCCGGCGGCTCCTCGCAGGTGGTGCCGCCGTTCTCGAGGCCCGCCTTGTGGAACGCGTTGCCCTGCTCGTCGCCCTCGACGAGGAAGCCGATCGTGCTGCCGTTGCCGTGGGAACAGGGCTCGCCGTTGATCGGGATCGTAATGGCGAAGACACCCTGAGGGCTGATGTAGAAGTAGCGGCCGTTGTTGTCGACACCGGGCGCGATGCCCAGCGTGCCCAGGACCGCGTCGTAGAACACCTTCGACTTCTCGATGTCGCTCACACCGAGCATGACGTGACTGAACATGAGATCTCCTCGGACTTGCAGTGGGCGAGCAGCGTAGCGGTTCACCCGACGTGAGACCCCCGACAGGGGCCCGTCCGCTCCTCGCCCTCGCCTCGACTGCGGTAGCCTCCGGACTCGCGCCCCGGAGGTCCCATGTCCGAAGCCGCCCCCACCCCTGCACCTGGGAAGGCCCACCTGGCCATCCACAAGGGCCCCGACGCCGAGTTCACCGCCGGCGGCTTGCGCTTCGTCGCCTGCCGACGCGAGATCGCCGACATCGACGGCGGTATCAGCCTCTACGTGTGGACGGCCCCCGCGGCCGGCGAGAGCCAGGAGCTCCTGCGCTTCGACCTCTTTCGCAATCGGCCCCACTACCACGCTCCCGCCGAGAACCAGCAAGAGACGAAGATCGACCCGGCCAGCCACGCGGACGTGGCGGAGTGGGGCGTCGACGCGCTCACCCAGCACCCGGCGACCTACGTGCGCCAGGCGGGCTACGACGACGTCGCTGCCTCCCTCGACGCAGCGGCGCTCTCGAACGCGACGGCGGGCCTCCGCCAACTCTTCGACGACCTCACCGAGCCGGACGAGGTCTCCTACTTCGAGATCGACGCGAAGATCTTGGAGTCGCTGCGCGGCTGAGCTGTGTCGCTGCTCGAGAGCATCAGCGCGGTCACCCTCTTCGTCGCCGACATGGCGCGGTCGGTGCGCTTCTACGACGCCCTCGGCTTCGAGATGCGCTACGGCGGCGCCGACTCGGAGTTCACGAGCTACCACGTCGGCCCGGGGTACATGAACCTCGCGCTGCGCAGCACCCACGGTACGGCCCCCGAGATCGAAACCGCCTGGGGGCGCGCGATCCTCTACGTGCGCGACGTCGACGCGATGCACACGCGCATCCTCGAAGCCGGCTTCACCCCCGAGTTCACGCCGCGCGATGCCTTCTGGGGGGAGCGCTACTTCCACGTACGCGACCCGGACGGTCACGAGCTGAGCTTCGCGAAGCTGCTCGACCCGGCGAACTGAGGCGCGGCCGCTAGCGCTTCGCCTGCTCGCGCATCGCCGCCCCGAAGCGGTCGTAGAGCGGACTCTCGCGCTGGACGTAGTAGCGGAAGAACGCGGGACGCGGCCCCGTCAGCTCGACGAAGTCGCGGGCCTCGAACCAGCCATAGCTGGCCTTGTTGTTGAAGAAGGACATCTCGCGGCCTCGGGTGAGCACGAGCAGCGCCGGGTCCCGGGCCTCGAGGTCGCTCGCGAGGCGCTGATCGAGGGGCGCGCGCAACGGCCCTTCCAGGAGCGGGTAGATGAACGCCAGCCCCGAGGCGGGACGTCGCCTGGCGTAGAAGTAGAGGCCGCTCTCGTTTCCCCAGTTCTGGAAGCGCTCGTTCGGACCGAGGACGCCGGCGAGGAACTCCCCGGCATCGCGACTCGCCACGAAGAGGTCGCCGTACTTCGCGCGCGACCAATCGTCGGGGGGCGTTTGCAGACCATCGACGTAGCGCACCGCGGGCCAGGCCAGGAGGGCCGTCACGACCAGGGGGGCGGCGAGGTGGCCCACCCCCTCGAAGCGCGCGAAGCACCAGGCAGCGCTCCAGGCGACGCCCAGGGCCAGGACGGGCAGCCAGAGTTGGTAGTAGTGAGGAAACCACTGGCCGGGCAGCGCCACCATGAGCTGGGCACTCAACGCATAGAGTGCGAGGAGCAGCGCCTTCGCCGCCGCCTCCCCGCCCGCCGTCCACAGTGCACCGATCGCGAAGAAGAGCGCCACGAACAGGGGCACCAGGGCTCCCGCGCCGTAGGGCCAGACGTGGGTCGGGGTCAGCGAAGCCCAGAAGTTCGTCCCGAGCCCTCCCGAGTACGAGCGGTTGTAGACGACCACCGCGTCCCAGAAGTCGGTACCGGCGCCGGCCAGCACGAACCCGAGCGCCACGAAGCCCCACGCCCCCGCGGCAGCGGCGGCCCCCTGCACGAGGAAACGGAAGCGCGCGCTGCGCTCCTCGCCCACGGCGAGCAGCCACCACCCGAGCCCCACGATCACCGCGAACGCGACCGTGACCATCTTGAACAGGCTGGTGAACGCGACGAGCATGCCGAGCCGCACCGCGGCCTTCCCGTCGAGCGCCGGTGGCCGCAGAAACAGCGCAAAGGTCCAGACGAGGCCGGCGTTCATGAAGAGCTCGGCGTTGGGCTGGTTCGCCTGGAGGGCGATCTCGCCCGAGACGACACCCCAGACGACCGCCGCGACCGCCGCTGCGCGGACGCCGCCCCACTCCTGGGCGCAACGCACGAGCCCGGCCAGCACCAGAGCGTTCCCGAGCAGGTTGAGCAGCAACACGCTCGAGGGACCGAAGCCCACCAGCGCCTCGGCCCAGGCATAGACGGCGTAGATCGCCGGCGGCTTGTGGTCCCACACGCCGGCGTAGAGCACCTCGCCGAGCAGGAGCTCGTGCCCCATCACCGCGTAGAGGGTGAGATCGCGTTCGAGGGGCTCGTCGGCCGTATGGAAACGCAGACCCGCCAGGGCGAGCAGGGCCGCGCCCACTGCGATCCACGCGCCGACGGTCTTCGCCGCCAGTGGCTAGGGTCCGCCCGTCGTGAGCGCGGCAGCCGCCGCCCGCACCGGGGCTTCGCTGAACAGCACGAACATGTAGGCCGAGTAGCCGGCGACCAGGAGACCGGCGGCCGGACGGCTGACGGCGCCGCCGCGCCAGGCGAGCAAGGCCATCGCGAGCGCTGCGGCCAGCATCACGAAGAGGTCGAAGCGCAGGAACGCGGCGGGCACCGGGATCGGTTCGGGCGCGGCCAGGGACACGGTGCCCATGATCGCGAGGATGTTGAAGAGGTTGCTGCCGAGCACGTTTCCGATCGCAACGTCCGCGTGGCGCCGGAGGGCCGCGGCGATGGTGGTCGCCAGCTCGGGCAACGACGTCCCGAAGGCCACCACCGAGAGTCCGATCACACCGTCGGTCACGCCCAACACGGCGGCCAGCTGCACGGCGCCGTCCACCATCAGGTAGGCACCGAGCGGCAGGCCGGCGGCACCGAGCAGTAGGAAGAGACCAATGCTCCGCCGCGTGGTCGGCAAACCGAGCATCCGTTCGAGCTCTTCCTCGCGCGTCTCCGTCGACCCGCTTCCACCATTCGCACGGCGCAGCGACTGCACCAGCATCACCGCCAGCAGCGCGAGCAGCAGCAGGCCCTGCGGCGGCCCGAGCGCCCCGAAGAAACAGAGACCGACGAAGAGCAAGCTGACCAGGACCATCCAGATCGTGTCGGTCGCGACCGACTCGCGGGTCGGGCCGGTGGGGATGATCAGCGCGGGCAGACCCAGCACGAGCAGCGCATTGGCGATGTTGCTGCCGACGACGTTGCCGATGCTCATCTCGGCGTGGCCCTGGTAGGCGGCCTGGAGCGACACCACCAACTCGGGTGCCGAGGTACCGAAGGCCACGATCGTCAGCCCCACGACCGTCGGCGGAATCTGGGTGCGGCGGGCGAGCGCGATCGAGCCGCGCACCAGAAGGTCGCCCGCGAGGAGCAGGTAGATCAGGCCCCCGACGATCTCGAGCCCCATCAAGATCACGACGGGTCCTCCGACTTGCGCAGCCGGCTCTCGAGCTCGCGGTTGGCGGCCACCAGTTCGCGCGCCATCACATTGAAGCTCATGCCGAGTTGGCCGATCTCGTCATCGGGTCGTTCGTTTGCGCGCAGGTCCCATTCGCCGTCGCCGACCCGCCGCGCCACGTCGGCGAGGTCGAGCAGGCGTCGCGAGAACAAGAGCCCGAGCACGGTGCCGGCCACGATTCCGAAGGCGGAAAGGGCCAGGCCGAGCTTGAACAGGGTGTCCCGCAGCTCGACGACGGCGAAGCGCTCCTCGGCGACGTCGATCTTCGCGACGAGGCCCCAGCCGAGCGAGTCGATCCAGCGCGACGCGGCATAGACCCGCTCACCGCGGTAGTCGATCGCCTGACGGAACGTGCCCTCGATCCCGCTCGCCGCTTCCCAGGCCGGGACGACGACTTCACTGGCACGCACCCTGCGGCGCAGCGCCGCGTTCGGATCGTGGCGCAATGGCGTCAACATGACCGCGCCGCTGTTCCCCTCGGCGCGGACGAGCAACGTCTCGCCAGTTTCGCCGAGCCCGGTGTAGTCGGCCGTGACGTCCTGGAGTTCGCGCGCCGAGAGCAGCACCCACGCCGTACCCACCCAGCGCCCGTCACGCCAGACCGGAGAGAGCAGCGATACCAGGAGCTCGCCTTCGGGCCCGAGCAACACTTCGCGAACGCCCTCGTTCTCGCGGGCGGCCGCCAATGCCTGGGAGCCGGGAGCGGCTTCTTCGAGGAACAGGCCCGTGCGCGCGACCGCGTTTCCTTCGGGCGAGAACAGCTGAATCCCGTGGAGCGACGTCACCGATTGGCGGGCGTCCCCCAGGATCTGCTGCAAGATGGCCTCGTGCTCACCGGGCTCGCCGCGACTCGCGGCATCGAGCGCCTCGCGAAGCTGGGGTTGGCTCGTCACCAGACGCACCCGATCGATCCAAGCGACGCGCACCCGTTCGAGATCCTGGGTCTTGCTGGTCGCGACCGCGTCGAGCTTGCGGAGCTGGTTGGTCAGCAACAGATCCTGCAGCGCCTCGTACCCGAAGGCACCGAGCGCGGCCATGCTCACCAGGGAGATCGCGACCAGCGCGAAGATCAGACGGGTCCGAATGTCCAAGCGTCACCCATACAGTTGCTCCCCCACCCCGCAGCGCTTTCCCAACCCGCGATCTTGGAGCGTCCGGCTTCACGCTGGGTCGAGGCTCAACCCACCCAGGGGACGAGGCGCCGGCGCAGGCGCCGGATCATACCCGGTGTCAGGTCTTCTTCGAAATCATCCACGCCGAAATGCAGGGTCAGCTCCCCCGCTCCGTGCTCGATCTCGGTGAGGCGGACCCCTGCGGCGAGGGGCGGCAGGGGGAGATAGGTCCGGAAGAACCGGGCCAGGGCGTTCGGCACCCCGAGAACCGCGGCGCGCTGGGGCCGGAGCACGAACCAGCCCTGGGCCACCTCGAGCCGGGTCTCGAAGTCGCTCACGGGCAGCCCGGCCACTTCAGTGTGGACGCGCAGGCCCTTCTCGGTGAGCTCCAGCCCGAAGGGGAGCCCCAGACCGGCCACCCACGGATCGACGTCCCGCTGCCCGACGGTCACCGCGACCTCGGGCGATTCGACCGCGAGGCGGGCTGGCAGCCCCGGGTGGAGGTGGGCGTGAGCGGCCCGCAGGGTCAGCCGTTCGATCGAGAGCCAGGCGGTCGCGACCCCGGCTAGCTCCAACGAAACGCCGTCGAACCGACCGACCAGGGAGTCGGCGAAGCTGCCGGCCCACTCGAAGCGGACCGGGCGCTCCAGCGCGCGGGAGAGCAGCTGGTCGATCGCTTCCGAGTGCACGGGTGGGACGAGTCGGGGGCGCGCCTCAGGCCCGGCGCGCGCGCGTCTTTCGAGTCGTCTTCTTGCGGGTGGTCTTCTTGGCGCTCGTCTTTCGCGTGGCCGTCTTCTTCTTCGTCGCCTTCTTGCGGCTCGTCTTCTTCCTCGGAGCCGGCGCGACGGCCTTCT
It includes:
- a CDS encoding calcium/sodium antiporter, whose protein sequence is MGLEIVGGLIYLLLAGDLLVRGSIALARRTQIPPTVVGLTIVAFGTSAPELVVSLQAAYQGHAEMSIGNVVGSNIANALLVLGLPALIIPTGPTRESVATDTIWMVLVSLLFVGLCFFGALGPPQGLLLLALLAVMLVQSLRRANGGSGSTETREEELERMLGLPTTRRSIGLFLLLGAAGLPLGAYLMVDGAVQLAAVLGVTDGVIGLSVVAFGTSLPELATTIAAALRRHADVAIGNVLGSNLFNILAIMGTVSLAAPEPIPVPAAFLRFDLFVMLAAALAMALLAWRGGAVSRPAAGLLVAGYSAYMFVLFSEAPVRAAAAALTTGGP
- a CDS encoding haloalkane dehalogenase — encoded protein: QAGALVFPSLIQPEKLIPDGLALFNDAWRVLEKWEKPFVTAYGKADPILGWFDTVFQEHVPGAAGQPHRIFPEGPHFIQEVEAEALADSIVAAASAS
- a CDS encoding HAMP domain-containing protein; amino-acid sequence: MDIRTRLIFALVAISLVSMAALGAFGYEALQDLLLTNQLRKLDAVATSKTQDLERVRVAWIDRVRLVTSQPQLREALDAASRGEPGEHEAILQQILGDARQSVTSLHGIQLFSPEGNAVARTGLFLEEAAPGSQALAAARENEGVREVLLGPEGELLVSLLSPVWRDGRWVGTAWVLLSARELQDVTADYTGLGETGETLLVRAEGNSGAVMLTPLRHDPNAALRRRVRASEVVVPAWEAASGIEGTFRQAIDYRGERVYAASRWIDSLGWGLVAKIDVAEERFAVVELRDTLFKLGLALSAFGIVAGTVLGLLFSRRLLDLADVARRVGDGEWDLRANERPDDEIGQLGMSFNVMARELVAANRELESRLRKSEDPS
- a CDS encoding VOC family protein; its protein translation is MLESISAVTLFVADMARSVRFYDALGFEMRYGGADSEFTSYHVGPGYMNLALRSTHGTAPEIETAWGRAILYVRDVDAMHTRILEAGFTPEFTPRDAFWGERYFHVRDPDGHELSFAKLLDPAN
- a CDS encoding VOC family protein; amino-acid sequence: MFSHVMLGVSDIEKSKVFYDAVLGTLGIAPGVDNNGRYFYISPQGVFAITIPINGEPCSHGNGSTIGFLVEGDEQGNAFHKAGLENGGTTCEEPPGRREHGMYLAYLRDPDGNKICALARPA